A genomic segment from Microbulbifer elongatus encodes:
- a CDS encoding SDR family oxidoreductase: MSDPTTLTKNTGALRGKTIFITGASRGIGRAIALKCAADGANIAIAAKSAEPHPKLPGTIYSVAEEIEAAGGKALPMQVDVREEEQVADALKKTADTFGGIDAVINNAGAINLTNVEATPPKRYDLMMDINARGVYLTAHLAIPYLKQSQCGHILSLSPPLNLEPRWLGPFAPYALSKFGMTILSMGLAEELGKTGISVATLWPRTLVATAAIEFAVGNREMFQQSRKPMVMADAAYEVLITDNQGLNGAQLIDETLLHERGVEDFTQYAHNPAKAGELAVDLFLDP; the protein is encoded by the coding sequence ATGTCTGATCCAACGACCCTGACCAAAAACACCGGCGCCCTCCGCGGCAAAACCATCTTTATTACCGGTGCCAGCCGCGGTATCGGCCGCGCAATCGCACTCAAATGTGCCGCCGACGGCGCGAATATCGCCATCGCTGCCAAATCTGCCGAACCCCACCCGAAATTGCCCGGAACCATATACTCCGTGGCCGAAGAGATCGAAGCTGCCGGCGGCAAGGCACTGCCCATGCAGGTCGATGTGCGGGAAGAGGAGCAGGTGGCAGATGCCCTCAAGAAAACCGCCGATACCTTCGGCGGCATCGATGCCGTGATCAACAACGCCGGTGCCATCAACCTCACCAATGTCGAGGCCACCCCGCCCAAGCGTTACGATCTGATGATGGATATCAATGCCCGCGGGGTTTATCTGACTGCGCATCTGGCCATCCCCTACCTCAAACAGTCCCAGTGCGGGCACATTCTCAGCCTGTCGCCACCGCTCAATCTGGAACCTCGCTGGCTTGGCCCCTTCGCCCCTTACGCCCTGTCCAAGTTCGGCATGACCATTCTCAGCATGGGGCTGGCGGAAGAGTTGGGCAAAACCGGCATCAGCGTGGCGACCCTCTGGCCCCGGACCCTGGTCGCCACAGCGGCCATCGAATTTGCCGTGGGCAACCGGGAGATGTTTCAGCAGAGTCGCAAACCCATGGTCATGGCGGACGCCGCCTACGAGGTGCTGATTACCGACAACCAGGGTCTGAATGGTGCCCAGCTGATAGACGAGACCCTGCTACACGAACGGGGGGTGGAAGATTTCACCCAATATGCGCACAATCCCGCCAAGGCTGGCGAACTGGCAGTGGATCTGTTCCTCGATCCCTGA
- the secB gene encoding protein-export chaperone SecB yields MAEEQNGAAVNGEDQQQVQFAMQRIYLKDLSFETPMGAEVFKKQWKPEVSQELNTKTAKIDEDLYEVALTLTITVKVEGETAFLVEVQQAGLFGIKGLEGQQLAQALNTACPNILFPYAREVVDNVVTKGSFPALMLPPINFDALFAAALQQAQQQAAEQGGEKADA; encoded by the coding sequence ATGGCTGAAGAACAAAACGGCGCTGCGGTAAACGGCGAAGATCAACAACAAGTACAATTCGCGATGCAGCGCATCTACCTGAAAGACCTGTCCTTCGAGACTCCGATGGGCGCCGAGGTTTTCAAGAAGCAGTGGAAACCCGAAGTCTCCCAGGAACTGAATACCAAAACCGCCAAGATCGACGAAGATCTGTACGAAGTGGCCCTGACCCTGACCATTACCGTCAAAGTTGAAGGCGAGACTGCTTTCCTGGTGGAAGTGCAGCAGGCTGGCCTGTTCGGCATCAAGGGGCTGGAGGGGCAGCAGCTGGCCCAGGCACTGAACACCGCCTGCCCGAACATCCTGTTCCCCTACGCGCGGGAAGTGGTCGACAATGTAGTGACCAAGGGCTCTTTCCCCGCCCTGATGCTGCCGCCGATCAATTTCGACGCCCTGTTCGCCGCTGCTCTGCAGCAGGCACAGCAGCAGGCCGCCGAACAAGGTGGCGAGAAAGCCGACGCTTGA
- a CDS encoding TonB-dependent receptor, translated as MRNPMKFNPLAAGIMLACGASLAYADPQLEEVTVTAQKREQSMQEVPVAVSAISEAQLMDNGITDMTEIQKMSPNTTLQVSRGTNSTLTAFIRGIGQQDPLWGYEPGVGIYIDDVYVARPQGAVMDVFDVERIEVLRGPQGTLYGKNTIGGAVKYVTKKMTGDTEISIGSSLGSYNQRDLKLKASTGLTENLNIGAAIASFNRDGFGENVRTGEDQYNKDILAARVSLEYSPNEELFFRFAADKTTDKSASKHGHRFDPGVNGEPVLDSIYDTETNLPSDNLVETSGMSLTAEWQVSESVTIKSVTASREGDTETVIDFDSVSSASFDVPAVYDDEQFTQEFQLIWQGTNADLVSGLYYYDGTAAGGYDAVLDPITVAVNGSVDTQSLSAYAHYNWQFADQWNLNLGGRYTKDDKEADVYNAVVGGLGSDLSHDKYYADSPDPIVAAVRTDYTNSDSWGEFTPRVGLDYQVSEDAMVYATYSTGFKSGGFDMRGVATANPQTTEGYAPETVDTVELGWKLDLLANRLRLNGAVFRADYTDMQLTTQRLLEDGTTAGDVLNAGKSRIQGIELEASLALTDSLSANANLGWVDAEFVEFISGGENIADTRDMQNTPDTTAMVQLNWSLPVAGGEMVVVPSVSYRSDTQIFETPSILDQEGYTLVDMTATYYSADGSWNLGLQGKNLTDTEYRIAGYDFGPSLQTAFYGAPRTIALTGNYNF; from the coding sequence ATGCGCAATCCCATGAAATTCAACCCCTTAGCCGCAGGCATCATGCTCGCCTGCGGTGCATCCCTCGCCTACGCAGATCCCCAGCTGGAGGAAGTGACCGTGACCGCGCAGAAGCGCGAGCAGTCCATGCAGGAGGTGCCGGTGGCGGTATCCGCTATTAGTGAAGCTCAATTGATGGATAACGGCATTACCGATATGACCGAAATCCAGAAAATGTCCCCAAATACCACACTGCAGGTGAGCCGCGGCACCAACTCCACCCTGACCGCATTCATTCGCGGCATCGGCCAGCAGGATCCGCTGTGGGGCTATGAGCCGGGTGTGGGTATCTATATTGACGATGTCTACGTTGCCCGCCCACAGGGTGCGGTAATGGATGTGTTTGATGTGGAGCGCATTGAGGTACTACGTGGCCCGCAAGGCACACTTTACGGCAAGAACACCATCGGCGGTGCAGTGAAATATGTCACCAAGAAAATGACCGGTGACACTGAAATCTCAATTGGCTCCTCTCTCGGTAGTTACAATCAGCGCGACTTGAAGCTCAAGGCATCTACCGGCCTTACTGAAAATCTGAATATCGGCGCTGCGATCGCCAGCTTCAATCGCGATGGATTTGGCGAGAATGTCCGCACAGGAGAAGATCAGTACAACAAAGACATTCTGGCTGCTCGCGTCAGCCTGGAATACTCGCCAAACGAGGAATTGTTTTTCCGCTTTGCCGCCGACAAAACTACCGACAAATCTGCCTCCAAACACGGCCATCGCTTTGATCCAGGTGTGAATGGCGAACCCGTACTTGACAGTATTTACGATACTGAAACCAATTTGCCTTCAGACAACCTGGTTGAAACCAGCGGAATGTCACTCACGGCCGAATGGCAGGTTTCGGAAAGTGTGACTATTAAGTCTGTAACTGCAAGTCGCGAGGGCGACACAGAAACAGTTATCGACTTTGATAGTGTTAGCTCCGCCAGCTTTGACGTTCCTGCAGTTTATGATGACGAGCAGTTCACTCAAGAATTTCAGCTTATCTGGCAGGGCACAAATGCTGACCTCGTAAGCGGCTTGTACTATTACGACGGGACCGCTGCAGGCGGATACGACGCTGTTCTGGATCCGATCACCGTAGCCGTTAATGGTAGCGTAGACACTCAAAGCCTGTCCGCTTACGCACACTACAATTGGCAGTTCGCCGATCAGTGGAACCTGAACCTCGGTGGTCGCTACACCAAGGACGATAAAGAAGCGGATGTCTACAATGCGGTAGTTGGCGGTCTCGGTAGCGACCTTTCTCATGATAAATACTACGCGGACTCTCCAGACCCGATTGTCGCCGCGGTACGAACCGACTACACCAACAGTGATTCCTGGGGCGAGTTTACTCCTCGAGTAGGCCTAGACTATCAAGTCAGTGAAGATGCGATGGTCTATGCAACTTACAGCACCGGCTTTAAGAGCGGCGGCTTTGATATGCGAGGCGTAGCAACAGCAAATCCACAAACCACCGAAGGGTATGCTCCCGAAACCGTTGATACAGTTGAGCTTGGCTGGAAACTCGATCTTCTTGCCAACCGCCTGCGCCTGAACGGTGCGGTATTCCGCGCAGATTACACAGATATGCAGCTGACGACTCAACGTCTGCTTGAAGACGGCACGACAGCAGGCGACGTACTGAACGCAGGTAAATCCCGCATTCAGGGTATCGAACTGGAAGCTTCTCTCGCGTTAACTGACAGCCTGTCTGCCAACGCGAATCTGGGCTGGGTAGATGCTGAATTCGTTGAGTTCATTTCCGGCGGAGAAAATATTGCTGATACTCGCGACATGCAGAACACTCCCGACACTACTGCCATGGTTCAACTGAATTGGTCCCTGCCGGTTGCTGGCGGCGAAATGGTGGTCGTGCCTTCTGTGTCCTACCGCTCCGATACTCAGATTTTCGAGACCCCGAGCATTCTCGACCAAGAGGGCTACACCCTCGTCGATATGACCGCAACCTATTACAGTGCGGACGGTAGCTGGAACCTGGGGCTTCAGGGCAAAAACCTGACAGACACCGAATATCGGATTGCTGGCTATGACTTTGGGCCGAGCTTGCAAACAGCATTCTACGGCGCGCCCCGCACTATCGCCCTCACAGGTAACTACAACTTCTGA
- a CDS encoding rhodanese-like domain-containing protein produces the protein MDFFVFISEQWLLVSVLVALIYTLAITERIKAGKPASAHAATQLINSDGARVVDLRDRSDFTAGHIVDAIHIPHGEIEGRMGELAPYKEKTIILADKMGQHAGPAGRLLKKAGYNVRRLEGGMSEWANQKLPLVKGKG, from the coding sequence GTGGACTTTTTCGTCTTTATCAGCGAGCAGTGGCTGCTGGTGAGTGTGTTGGTGGCATTGATCTATACATTGGCCATCACCGAGCGTATCAAGGCGGGTAAACCCGCATCGGCCCACGCGGCGACCCAGCTGATCAACAGCGATGGTGCCAGGGTGGTGGATCTGCGTGATCGCTCGGACTTTACCGCCGGGCACATTGTGGATGCCATTCACATTCCCCACGGCGAGATCGAAGGCCGCATGGGCGAGCTGGCACCCTATAAAGAGAAGACCATTATCCTCGCGGACAAAATGGGTCAGCATGCCGGCCCCGCCGGGCGCCTGCTGAAGAAGGCCGGCTACAACGTGCGTCGCCTGGAGGGTGGCATGTCCGAGTGGGCCAACCAGAAGCTGCCGCTGGTAAAAGGCAAGGGCTAA
- a CDS encoding META domain-containing protein, whose amino-acid sequence MFHSGCSSSSQRALANQPMAPGEICNYQWILHGISVDGREQKSRLFWQKMVRDRPYLTCDKLGFVRGSAGSNPYLGKFDLADDGSIEWIKAPKISRMVGRKDSSELEKDFLKALPRINRASVAGDILTLQGGEGTRIEFKQTGELPRPSR is encoded by the coding sequence GTGTTCCATTCCGGCTGTTCCTCTTCCTCCCAGCGGGCTTTGGCCAACCAACCCATGGCACCCGGTGAGATCTGTAATTATCAGTGGATACTGCACGGGATCAGCGTGGATGGCCGCGAACAGAAATCCCGCCTGTTCTGGCAGAAAATGGTTCGTGACCGGCCCTACCTGACCTGTGACAAACTGGGCTTTGTCAGGGGCAGCGCCGGTTCCAACCCCTACCTCGGCAAGTTCGACCTGGCCGACGATGGCTCGATCGAGTGGATCAAGGCCCCGAAAATTTCCCGCATGGTGGGCCGCAAAGACAGCAGCGAACTGGAAAAGGACTTTCTGAAAGCGCTACCGCGTATCAATCGCGCCAGCGTCGCGGGCGACATATTGACGCTGCAGGGCGGCGAAGGCACGCGAATAGAATTCAAACAGACCGGTGAATTACCCCGCCCTTCCCGTTAG
- the grxC gene encoding glutaredoxin 3 → MKDVVIYTTRYCPFCIRAKYLLDNKNVPYTEISVDGDRALRAEMTAKAGRHTVPQIWIGDHHVGGCDELMAIERSGELDSLLA, encoded by the coding sequence GTGAAAGACGTCGTTATCTACACCACCCGCTACTGCCCCTTCTGCATTCGTGCCAAGTATCTTCTGGACAACAAAAACGTCCCCTATACGGAGATTTCTGTCGACGGCGATCGCGCGCTGCGCGCCGAGATGACCGCCAAGGCCGGGCGCCACACTGTACCGCAGATCTGGATCGGCGATCACCACGTGGGTGGGTGCGACGAGCTGATGGCCATCGAGCGCAGTGGCGAGCTGGATTCACTGCTGGCGTAA
- a CDS encoding hybrid sensor histidine kinase/response regulator, whose protein sequence is MRRQLFSLTLLAAVGLSYLLLLFAIAFWGDRLPVARIRPAKPLLLALAGTYTSAWMFFGVPAQAVSEGWMLPPTFVGASLMLIFGAPLLMRFVRLSKQQGSTSIADFISAQYGGSQWLAAAVALLAVVAIVPYLSLQLRAVADSFLLLARAGENSLETSASVVTAVVSITLGLFALLFGTRHIDSSVHRNGMLLAVAFEALVKIGALVAVAWFVLYTAFDGTADLARSALASEQVAAMVASRPSDTGYFAVVVLGMAAIFCLPRQFHILMIESDSDRDIGPVRKLIPVYLALVSAAVLVVGYGGLLWLPESYTNAERFVLGIPLESGSAWLALLAFIGGLSAGSSMVIIATIALSTMIANTMVVPLWLKRLQQRPAGVALGSDLRRVRRVIIGLLMLAAFGVSELIGSGVSLGTFGLLSLALAAQLAPSMIAAVTWPARWPQLRPLGVIAGLLAGALVWAVSALPAALGQVDLVAMTLGLEWHALTTSCVFGLGLNGLTLVGVSVLQSRWLPGGSGEQTAPVDRARLRQLLARFVGEDAAARALAPLGQSGGDVPTGRGAGDSSQSYREAVEKILAGIVGSTTAQRLVRQLSAPESAAEELEQASDIYQFGRGLLQSSIDNIDQGISVVDANLNLVAWNRRYLALFHYPAEMIYVGRPVAELVRYNASRGECGPGDVETHVQKRVEHLRNGTAYRVQRNRTDGTVLEIRGNPLPGGGFVTTYTDVSDYQRALGELTEIRNSLEQKVAHRTAELEAVNDELQELNRELQAASAGKTRFLAAASHDLVQPLNASRLFIDALAAHPLEEDSRQLLTRADRALASAEQLITDMLQIARMDAGDIRPSFAPVSLDSILDDAVAQARVAAGSRGIRLRYRRCHLWVHSDEKMLRRVVQNLLDNAVKYTARGGVLVAARRRGADISLEVWDTGEGIAREQQQAIFREFCRLTSQESDNAARQHGYGLGLATVERLCRLLNSPISLSSVPGRGSVFRVHLPRATARADTRPAIATVPGRGARLDLRVLCVDNEPSILEAMSALLGGWGCTVHCARNRAEALAADEPDLLLMDFHLDDGDNGLDLAAKLMSRWGGGIPCVIISAENTNTVKTRAHNAGWQFLQKPLRPAALRALLQQRQKTRERAPVEPATKVV, encoded by the coding sequence ATGAGGCGCCAATTGTTCAGCCTTACCCTGCTGGCCGCCGTGGGCCTGAGTTATCTGTTGTTGCTGTTTGCCATCGCCTTCTGGGGAGATCGGCTGCCGGTAGCAAGGATCCGCCCGGCCAAGCCCCTGCTGCTTGCACTCGCCGGCACCTATACCAGTGCCTGGATGTTCTTCGGTGTGCCTGCCCAGGCAGTCAGTGAGGGCTGGATGCTGCCTCCCACGTTTGTCGGTGCCAGCCTGATGCTGATTTTTGGCGCCCCGCTGCTGATGCGCTTCGTGCGCCTGTCCAAGCAGCAGGGCTCCACCTCCATCGCCGACTTTATCAGTGCCCAGTACGGCGGTTCCCAGTGGCTGGCGGCAGCGGTGGCGTTGCTGGCGGTCGTTGCCATCGTGCCCTACCTGTCACTGCAGCTGCGCGCGGTCGCGGACAGCTTCCTGCTACTGGCCCGGGCCGGTGAAAACTCCCTGGAAACCAGTGCCTCTGTGGTCACCGCCGTGGTAAGCATTACTCTGGGGCTGTTTGCACTACTGTTTGGCACCCGCCATATCGACAGCAGTGTGCACCGCAACGGCATGCTGCTGGCGGTGGCGTTTGAAGCGCTGGTCAAGATCGGTGCACTGGTGGCGGTGGCCTGGTTCGTCCTCTACACCGCTTTCGACGGCACTGCCGATCTGGCGCGCAGTGCGCTGGCCAGCGAGCAGGTGGCCGCAATGGTGGCGTCGCGCCCGTCGGACACCGGCTACTTTGCCGTGGTGGTGCTGGGAATGGCGGCGATCTTCTGCCTGCCACGGCAGTTTCATATCCTGATGATCGAAAGCGACAGCGACCGGGATATCGGCCCGGTGCGCAAGTTGATACCCGTGTACCTGGCGCTGGTATCGGCAGCGGTTCTGGTGGTGGGGTATGGCGGGTTGCTGTGGCTGCCCGAGAGCTACACCAATGCCGAGCGTTTTGTTCTTGGAATACCGCTGGAGAGCGGTTCCGCCTGGCTGGCTTTACTGGCTTTTATCGGTGGCCTGTCTGCGGGCTCCAGTATGGTCATCATTGCCACCATCGCCCTGTCCACGATGATCGCCAATACCATGGTGGTGCCGCTGTGGCTGAAACGCCTGCAGCAGCGCCCCGCCGGTGTGGCGCTGGGCAGCGATCTGCGCCGGGTGCGGCGGGTCATTATCGGTCTGTTGATGCTGGCGGCGTTCGGAGTCAGCGAGCTGATTGGTTCCGGGGTGAGCCTGGGGACATTCGGCCTGCTGTCTCTGGCCCTGGCGGCGCAGCTGGCGCCCTCCATGATCGCCGCGGTGACCTGGCCCGCGCGCTGGCCACAGCTGCGCCCGCTGGGGGTGATTGCGGGCCTGCTCGCCGGGGCACTGGTGTGGGCGGTGTCTGCGCTGCCCGCAGCGCTGGGGCAGGTGGATCTGGTGGCGATGACACTGGGGCTCGAGTGGCATGCGCTGACCACCAGTTGCGTGTTCGGGTTGGGCCTCAACGGGCTTACCCTGGTTGGGGTATCCGTGCTGCAGTCGCGCTGGCTGCCCGGTGGCAGCGGCGAGCAGACCGCGCCGGTGGACAGGGCGCGTCTGCGCCAGTTACTGGCGCGCTTCGTCGGTGAGGATGCAGCGGCCCGCGCCCTGGCCCCTCTGGGGCAGAGTGGTGGCGATGTACCGACTGGCCGCGGCGCTGGCGACTCTTCCCAAAGCTACCGCGAAGCGGTGGAAAAAATTCTCGCAGGCATTGTTGGCAGCACTACCGCCCAGCGCCTGGTGCGCCAGCTGAGTGCCCCGGAAAGCGCCGCCGAGGAGCTGGAGCAGGCCTCGGACATTTATCAGTTCGGTCGCGGCCTGCTGCAGAGCAGCATCGACAATATCGACCAGGGGATCTCGGTGGTGGACGCCAATCTCAATCTGGTGGCCTGGAACCGCCGTTATCTGGCGCTGTTTCATTACCCTGCGGAGATGATTTATGTGGGGCGCCCGGTGGCGGAGCTGGTGCGCTACAACGCCAGTCGCGGTGAATGTGGCCCCGGTGATGTGGAAACCCACGTGCAGAAACGGGTGGAACATCTGCGCAATGGCACCGCCTACCGGGTACAGCGCAATCGCACCGACGGCACCGTGCTGGAAATTCGCGGCAACCCCCTGCCCGGGGGCGGCTTTGTAACAACCTACACCGACGTTTCCGATTACCAGCGGGCACTGGGCGAGCTCACCGAAATCCGCAATTCCCTCGAGCAGAAAGTAGCGCACCGCACTGCCGAGCTGGAGGCGGTAAACGATGAACTGCAGGAACTGAATCGGGAGCTGCAGGCGGCGAGTGCCGGCAAGACTCGCTTCCTCGCTGCCGCGAGTCACGATCTGGTGCAGCCGTTGAATGCCAGCCGGCTGTTTATCGATGCGCTGGCAGCCCACCCGCTGGAGGAGGATAGCCGGCAGCTGCTGACCCGCGCGGATCGCGCCCTGGCCTCTGCGGAACAGCTGATTACCGACATGCTGCAGATTGCGCGCATGGATGCGGGGGATATTCGCCCCAGTTTCGCCCCGGTATCCCTCGACAGCATACTCGATGACGCCGTGGCCCAGGCACGGGTGGCCGCCGGCAGCCGCGGTATTCGCCTGCGCTATCGCCGCTGTCACCTGTGGGTGCACAGTGACGAGAAAATGCTGCGCCGGGTGGTGCAGAACCTGCTGGATAACGCGGTGAAATACACCGCGCGCGGTGGCGTATTGGTCGCGGCGCGCAGGCGCGGTGCGGATATCTCCCTGGAAGTGTGGGATACCGGAGAGGGCATCGCCCGCGAGCAGCAGCAGGCGATTTTCCGTGAATTCTGCCGGCTGACGTCCCAGGAGTCGGACAATGCCGCCCGCCAGCACGGTTACGGCCTCGGTCTCGCCACGGTGGAGCGGTTGTGCCGGCTGCTCAACAGCCCCATCAGCCTGTCTTCCGTTCCCGGTCGCGGCAGTGTCTTCCGCGTACACCTGCCCCGCGCCACCGCGCGTGCGGATACTCGCCCGGCTATCGCGACCGTACCGGGCCGCGGCGCCAGGCTGGACCTGCGTGTGCTGTGCGTGGACAACGAGCCATCAATACTGGAGGCGATGAGTGCACTGCTGGGTGGCTGGGGGTGCACCGTGCACTGCGCGCGCAATCGCGCGGAAGCATTGGCGGCTGACGAACCGGACCTGCTGTTGATGGATTTCCACCTGGACGACGGCGACAACGGGCTCGACCTCGCTGCCAAGTTGATGTCGCGCTGGGGCGGTGGCATCCCCTGCGTGATTATCTCTGCGGAAAACACCAATACGGTGAAGACCCGCGCTCACAACGCCGGTTGGCAGTTTCTGCAGAAACCCCTGCGCCCGGCGGCCCTGCGCGCACTGCTCCAGCAGCGGCAGAAAACCCGCGAGCGCGCCCCGGTGGAGCCTGCGACCAAGGTCGTATAG
- the smrA gene encoding DNA endonuclease SmrA, whose translation MTDLDDFRGAMGALGDVKPLSPRQRHSAPKKSTKDPLNQRARREAATAQTYRELNPLGGEYVEPVEPFDPIEFKRDGVQNGVYRNLRLGKYTVDARLDLHNHTVEMARSALYQFVRDCVEADVRCALVTHGKGEGRKTPAMLKSCVNAWLPQLDEVLAFHSAQKQHGGLGATYLLLGKSERKRQQNLEQHQRRSRP comes from the coding sequence ATGACCGATTTGGACGATTTTCGCGGTGCCATGGGCGCCCTGGGCGATGTAAAGCCTCTGTCCCCCAGGCAGCGTCACAGTGCCCCGAAGAAATCCACCAAAGACCCTCTCAACCAGCGCGCTCGGCGCGAGGCCGCGACCGCACAGACCTACCGTGAGTTGAATCCCCTCGGTGGTGAGTATGTGGAACCGGTGGAACCCTTCGACCCCATCGAGTTCAAGCGCGACGGGGTGCAGAATGGTGTCTATCGCAATCTGCGCCTGGGGAAATACACCGTGGACGCACGGCTCGATCTGCACAACCACACCGTGGAAATGGCGCGCAGTGCGCTCTACCAGTTTGTGCGGGATTGTGTGGAGGCCGATGTGCGCTGCGCTCTGGTCACCCACGGCAAGGGTGAGGGGCGCAAGACACCGGCGATGCTGAAAAGCTGCGTCAATGCGTGGCTACCGCAACTGGATGAGGTGCTCGCGTTTCACAGCGCGCAGAAGCAGCACGGTGGGCTGGGGGCGACGTACCTGCTGCTGGGAAAAAGCGAGCGCAAGCGTCAGCAGAACCTGGAACAGCATCAGCGTCGCTCCCGCCCGTAA
- a CDS encoding META domain-containing protein, whose amino-acid sequence MKKLLPVWLFGLALVVAGCMNMGGKDSGPAQTPGSVSSVCGEKWQMRLLRINGQAIPVDQPQEFTFLCNSGGEAMGKSGINTYRGAMQITANGQILWDTGSFASTKMAGPPQLMEQETQYLSALAGTTQAFVKSGGGRLILRDASGDRYIEYIKAGN is encoded by the coding sequence ATGAAAAAACTGCTACCGGTATGGCTTTTCGGGCTCGCCCTGGTGGTTGCCGGGTGTATGAATATGGGCGGTAAAGACTCTGGCCCCGCCCAGACCCCGGGCAGTGTCTCCAGTGTTTGCGGTGAAAAATGGCAGATGCGCCTGCTGCGCATCAATGGACAGGCCATCCCCGTGGACCAGCCACAGGAGTTCACCTTCCTGTGCAACAGCGGTGGGGAAGCCATGGGCAAGAGCGGTATCAACACCTATCGCGGCGCCATGCAGATCACCGCCAACGGCCAGATTCTGTGGGATACCGGCAGCTTTGCCTCCACCAAAATGGCCGGCCCGCCACAACTGATGGAGCAGGAAACCCAGTATCTGAGCGCGCTGGCCGGTACCACGCAAGCCTTCGTGAAAAGTGGTGGTGGCCGCCTGATCCTGCGGGACGCTTCCGGCGACCGCTATATCGAATACATCAAGGCAGGTAACTGA
- a CDS encoding MFS transporter → MKKYLLEILMFSAYALFAASWVSGAILTPAIQSSFGEEGFANATWGSNVITIAKIVGNLAAAALLMRLGAKRAFAIAILLIAAGGFGALAGSYGAWLMSRLALGLGGALAIVYFAPVVLHYFAAEERPLINGINAAAFNTGNLLALLTTTALLSWLGSWQSVVVLYGVMVLALGVLWWLTAENFPLSGGGDRPAETYGFAEGCKEGFNWWLPLAYCGVLFCYIAVFALFPLIDGFAAASHHLSAVMIAAGMVGTVAGIIVTKRYALRLPVLRFGGLALVVFAALMVTSRDPLIAYTAAALAGFCMFLPMTALVTLPQELPGMTPAKITVTFAMFWSISYGVETVLMYAAGLLADFTGEPATAAYFAVACSASLFVFSFLLPESGKKSELENLEADNATA, encoded by the coding sequence ATGAAAAAATACCTGTTGGAAATACTGATGTTCAGCGCCTATGCGCTGTTCGCCGCGAGCTGGGTGTCGGGGGCTATCCTCACTCCGGCAATCCAGTCTTCCTTTGGTGAGGAAGGCTTTGCCAACGCTACCTGGGGCAGCAATGTCATCACCATTGCCAAAATTGTCGGCAACCTCGCCGCCGCCGCCCTGTTGATGCGTCTCGGTGCCAAGCGCGCCTTTGCCATCGCCATCCTGCTGATTGCCGCCGGCGGTTTCGGTGCGCTGGCGGGTAGCTACGGTGCCTGGCTGATGTCGCGTCTGGCCCTGGGCCTGGGCGGTGCCCTCGCTATTGTGTATTTCGCCCCGGTGGTTCTGCACTATTTTGCCGCCGAGGAGCGCCCGCTGATCAACGGCATCAACGCCGCCGCATTCAATACCGGCAACCTGCTGGCCCTGCTGACCACGACCGCGCTGTTGAGCTGGCTGGGTAGCTGGCAGTCTGTGGTGGTGCTGTACGGCGTGATGGTGCTGGCGCTGGGGGTGCTGTGGTGGCTGACTGCGGAAAATTTTCCGCTCTCCGGCGGTGGCGATAGGCCTGCGGAAACATACGGTTTCGCGGAGGGTTGTAAAGAAGGATTTAACTGGTGGCTGCCCCTGGCCTACTGCGGGGTACTTTTTTGTTATATCGCGGTATTTGCACTCTTCCCGCTGATCGATGGGTTTGCGGCGGCTAGCCACCACCTTTCTGCGGTGATGATTGCCGCCGGCATGGTCGGCACCGTGGCCGGTATCATCGTGACCAAGCGCTACGCACTGCGCCTGCCGGTGCTGCGCTTCGGTGGTCTTGCCCTGGTGGTCTTTGCGGCGCTGATGGTCACCAGCCGCGACCCGTTGATCGCCTACACCGCCGCCGCCCTGGCTGGTTTCTGTATGTTCCTGCCGATGACGGCGCTGGTTACCCTGCCGCAGGAGCTGCCTGGCATGACCCCGGCAAAAATCACCGTTACCTTCGCCATGTTCTGGTCTATTTCTTACGGAGTGGAAACCGTGTTGATGTACGCCGCCGGCCTGCTCGCGGATTTCACTGGTGAACCGGCAACCGCTGCCTACTTCGCGGTGGCCTGTTCCGCTTCCCTGTTCGTGTTCTCTTTCCTGTTGCCGGAAAGCGGTAAAAAATCCGAACTGGAAAATCTGGAGGCGGACAATGCGACGGCTTGA